TTCCTTTAATAAAGGAACGTCTTAAAGAACTCCAGCAAAAAAATTATCTCGAATATGTAGACGGAGCCCTATCCAGTATTAAGTTTTTAAAACCCCGGGATGAAAGAACCATCAATGGCGCCTACTGGAAGCTTTTTGAACATATTCAAAGAAATAAAATCCAAAAATGGGAGGAGATGAAGTTTTATGTAGAAAACAAAGATTATTGTAAAATAAAGCTTATCTTGTCCTATTTTGGAGAGAAAAATTCAAAAACCTGTGGGCAATGTTCTATTTGCGAAAAGAATAAACAAACCATCTTTGGAAAGAATATATCGACTCAGCTGATAACATTATTGGCTAAGAGACCGGCTACTATTGAAGAGCTTTCCATCCAGCTGAGTTATCATTCCAAAGAGAACATCTTAGAAAACCTGATTTTTCTATTGGACTCCGGAAAAGTAAAAATGCTGAATTTCAGGACGTATGCTTTAGCTTAGTTGAAAAATGTATTTATGTAGTTATGTATTCATGTATTAATGATAAAAATTAATATTTCTAATGAGTATTCAATTAGCAACCTCTAACCTCTAACCTCTAACTTCTAAATTCCCATTCAACTTCAACTAAAAACTTATCTTTGCAGTATGAAATCATTAAAAGTCGTTTTTCTAGGTACTCCCGAATTTGCTAAAACTGCTTTAGAAGCTATTCACCAGTCTCATCATGAAGTAGTTGGTGTTGTAACAGTTGCCGATAAAGGGAGCGGACGGGGCCAGAAAATCCATCAGTCTCCTGTAAAAATATATGCTGAAGAACATAACCTTGCTGTTTTCCAGCCGGAAAAATTAAGAAATCCTGAATTCTTACAACAAATCAAAGACCTGAATGCTGATGTATTTGTGGTTGTTGCTTTTAGAATGATGCCCAAAGTTCTTTTTGAAATGCCAAGAATAGGGACATTCAATCTTCACGCTTCCCTCCTTCCCGATTACAGAGGTGCAGCCCCTATTAATTATGCTGTAATTAATGGTGAACAAAAGACAGGGGTAACTACTTTCTTTATCAACGAAAAAATAGACGAAGGAAATATCCTTCTTCAGGAAGAATTACAGTTGCTGCCTGATGAGAACGCGGGAAGTCTTCACGACAGATTAATGCAATTAGGATCAAAGCTTGTTGTACGTACTTTGGATGGCCTTGCTGAAAACTCTATTAAGGAAATACCTCAACCACAGGTTGAGCATCCTAAAAATGCCTTTAAAATTTTTAAAGAAGATACTAAAATCAACTGGAATGCTCCGTCTAAAGTCATCCATCAGTTTATTCTGGGAATGTCCCCGTATCCTGCTGCTTTTACGACCCTGAAGATTGGAGAAGAAGATAAAGGATTAAAGATTTTTGGAGGAAAATTTGAGGTTTCCCATCATAATGAAACTCCCGGAACACTGGAGATATCCAAAAATACTTTTAAAATTTATACCCAGGACGGAATTTATGAGCCATTAGAACTCCAACTGGAAGGTAAAAAAAGAATGAATATCAAAGATTTCCTGAATGGTTTCAGAAATTTTGACGAAATAAAAATGGCTTGATTACTCAAGCCATTTTTTATATTGAAATGTCGTACATATTTCTATAATTTCACCATCTCAGTAACTTCCACATCATATCCTCCTACCTGTGGTTTTACATCAGGATTCTGGGTAAGTACTTTGAATTTATTAATTCCCAGGTTTTTCAGAATCTGTGTTCCGATACCGTAATCCCTGTAATTATAGGCTAATGTCGGATGTTGCTGCTGACCATCCTGATAATCTAGGAACTGCTGTAATTTTTTCAATGTGTTTTCAGAATTGGAAACATTATTAATGAAAATAATAACTCCTTTCCCTTCTTCATTGATCATTTTGGTTACTTTCTCCAATAACGGAGTTTCCCCATTATTCAGTCTTGTTAAAACATCAAAATAAGAATCAGAAGACTGTACTCTTACCAATACCGGTTCATCTATAGTCCATGCACCTTTGGTCAGTACAAAATGAATCTGCTCATTAGAGGTTTCCCTGAATGCATAAAAATCGAATTCCCCATAATGGGTTTTCACTTTTCTTTCTTCTATTCTGTCAACTAAATTTCCTTTTTTAAGCTGATAGTGAATAAGATCCTCAATTGATACAATCTTCATATCATGCTTCTGAGCAAATGCATACAAGTCGGGAAGACGGGACATCGTGCCATCTTCATTCATAATTTCACAGATTACTCCACCTTCTTTTAAACCTGCCAAATGTGTAAGGTCAATAGCCGCTTCAGTATGTCCGGCTCTTTTTAGTACTCCCCCTTTCTTTGCACGAAGCGGAAAGATATGTCCCGGTCTCATAAAGTCAGTAGGTTTGGATTTTTCGTCCATTAAAGCAAGAATGGTTTTAGCTCTGTCACCTGCTGAAATTCCGGTTGACGTACCATTTCCCAAAAGGTCCACGGAAACCGTAAAAGCTGTTTCTTTAGGATCACTGCTTCTGCTCACCATGATGTCAAGACCTAGTTCATCACATCTTTTTTCAGGAAGAGGCATACAGATAAGTCCTCTCCCATGCACTGCCATAAAGTTGATCAGTTCAGGAGTTGTAAGTTCTGCAGCACAAAGAAAATCTCCTTCATTTTCTCTGTTCTCATCATCCACTACTATGATTATTTTACCATTTTTAAGGTCTTCAATAGCCTCAGGAATAGTATTTAATTTAATATCAGACATTTTTACTTTAAATTTTTGCAAAGATACTCATAAAAAAAGGCATCGCCAATTAATATAAATGGTTTGTTATTTTATGATTAAAGAGTCCATAGCTTTTCTGAAAATCCCGTAAGAATCAAGTCTTTTCTGATGATCATAAATATGAGAATTGATGATAAGCTCGTCTACATTGAATTTTTCCTGGAAGTCTTTTAATTTTTTTTCAATTTCAGATTGATCCCCGATAAAACTGTATCTCAATTTCTGTAGCACAGCCGATTTTTCCATAGGCGACCATATATCATCCATATCCGCCACAGGAGGAGCAAATGGCTTTCTATCATTTCTGATAATATTAAGAAATGCCTGAAATAATGTGGTAGAAAGCTGATGAGCCTCTTCTGAAGTTTCTGCGGCAGTTCCATTCACACAGGCCATAATATAAGGCTTGTCAAGCTGTTTGGATGGCTCAAAATGTTCTCTGTAAATACTGAAAGCCATTTCCATCTGTTCAGGGGCAAAATGTCCCGCAAAAGCATATGGAAGGCCCAATTCTGCTGCAAGCCATGCACTGTCAGTACTCGAACCCAGGATATACAGTGGAATATCCAGTCCCTCACCAGGAATCGCACGAACTAAAGAGTTGGAATTTTCTTTGGAAAAATATCTTTGCAGTTCCAGAATCTGTCTGGGAAATTGTTCGTTGATAATTGCAGGATTCCTTCCCAGCGCCTGGGCGGTAATGCCATCCGTTCCGGGAGCCCTTCCAAGCCCAAGATCAATCCTGCCTGGGAATAAAGACTCAAGTGTCCCGAATTGTTCGGCGATGACCAGTGAACTGTGATTGGGAAGCATAACCCCTCCCGACCCTACTCTTATTTTTTGGGTTCCATTTGCAATAAAACCAATAAGAACAGAGGTAGCCGAACTGGCTATGCTTGCCATATTATGGTGTTCTGCCAGCCAAAATCTTTTATAATTGATATTTTCAGCATAATTTGCCAGGGACAGACTGTCCTGAAAGGTATCGTGGATGCTTTTTCCCTGCTTTACCGGAGCAAGATCCAAAACAGATATTTCAAAATTTTTCATAGATGATCATTATTTTCTAAAGAAGATCTGAAACCTCCTTTGCCAATTTCGTAATTATAAATTGAGATTTAAAAACATACAAATTTACCACATAAAAACTGCATTAGTTACTTTTTGTAATTGATAAGTCTGATGACCTATTTCAGGCAAAAACTATTAAAAAATCCTTATCCGTACCTCTTATGGATTTTCTAGAAATGAGATCGAAAAATACTTTTCCAAATCCCCTTTTTAAAAGCCTGTAGCATCAAAAAAATCAACAATAAGTAAAATTTATATTGCATCCATATAAATAAATCATATATAAGAGAAATAAAATATTAAATTTGTATATGATCCTATCATATTGGATCATAGTTTAATACCACAAAAAATATTATTATGAAAAAACGATTTGAAAAAACATTCTTAAGCAGAATGTTAACCAAAAGAAATCTATCGATCAGCCTGATTGTTGCCTTGATTCTTACATCATGCAGTAAAAACAATGAAGAAATGATGACGGAAGCACAAACTGATGCTTTCAATTCAGCTAACATTAAACAGGGCAAATTAGGAGGACAGGTTATTACCTACGAGAGAAAGAATGGAATGAATTTTTTCCAGGGAGACATCGTGTTGTCCGATAAACAATTAGCGGAAGATAATTCTGCAAATAAAGGTGGAGCAACTTTGTCAAGGTGGCCGAATGGCAAAATTTATTATACCGTAGCCAGCAATATGGGGTCTATTAATGCAAATAAGATTACTTCTGCAGTCAATGAGTATAATACAAAAACCAATACCCAATGGATTCCCCGTACCAATCAATCCAATTATGTAGAATTTATTTTCGGAAGCTCTTCCGGATATGACGGGTGGGCTCATATCGGATACCAGGGAGGTAAACAAAACATCTCATTGGATCAGAATATTTCTACGGCGTCAGTGATCCATGAAATGGGACATACTGTAGGGCTTTATCATGAGCACTGCCGTAAAGACCGGGATCAATATGTAAGCATCCAATGGGATAATATCCAAAGCGGACAAGCTTACAATTTCAATATTTATAATTCAGGAACAGATATCGGGCCTTTCAATATTAATTCAGTGATGATGTACTGGCCAACCTCGTATTCTAAAAATGGATTACCTACCATTAAAAAAGCGGATAATACCAATTTCACCTACAACAGGACAGGCTTTACGACAGGAGACATCAATACGATCAATGCAATGTATCCTTAATTTTCAATATGCTATAGACAGGAAAAGAATTCTTAGGAATTCTTTTCCTTTTTGTAATTATAGTGGTTGATAAGAATTCTTATTTCATTAAATTCAAAATCATTCGGCAAAGCATTCTTCCATTCCGTCAATGTCTCGTGCGGTTTCTGGTAAAATTCTTTTTCAAAAGCTTTAATCTTATCTGAAGTAATGACTCTGGAGATATCCAGTAAACCCTGTTCTGCAAATTTCGCCAGGTGCCCGATAACGGTTTCTTTTACAAGCCCTCTTTCCAGTGAGATTTCACCAATTGTTTTTCCTTGCTCAAATAGTTGAAAGGTAAGCACCTGAGATGGAACTTTGGCAATTTTCAGGCTGACCTCCTGGTTGTTTTTCTCATCCAGAAGTTTAGTATCCAGCAAATGAATATCTTTCAGGCTATTCAGGTATTCTTCAATATCTTCCAGCCAGTCTTTAAATTCTTCATTATATTGCTTAAGTCCTTTTGCTCCTTTTATTTCAGCATAAAAATCTTTCAAAGGATTAAAAACCTTGTCACGTATCTCGGTAAAAAAGAAATTAACAGCCCCTTTTGCCTTATTTTCAATTTCAGACCATTCCTCTTTCTTATCAAGAAGAAGCTCTATTTTTTGAGTTAATACCCTTTCCAGTTTTCCAAAAATCTTTCCAAGCTGAACGATTTCATGCTTTAGCTGAAGATAGAGCTGGTTGGTTTTTACATGATCAATATTTTTTGTAGCGACAGACAGCTTATTCCATTCTTCAACTTCTTTCAGAAACCATAAACTATCAATTGTACGAAGCACTTTTTTAATACTGTAATCGTATTTTTCTCTGTTTAAAATATCTTCTACATGATCATTAGCAAAAGTGTCGCCCTGGAATTGAAGTATCCTCGTATCTTTAAATATGACTTCAGGAGTAATTTTTGATTTTAAAACAATCCCCTCCAACGTCCTGCATCGTGATAATGCAACATACACCTGCCCTGCCGTAAAACTTTTCCCGGCATCAATAATTACCTTATCAAAGGTTAATCCCTGGCTTTTGTGGATGGTAACTGCCCATGCCAGTTTTATAGGAAATTGCTCAAAGCTTCCTAAAACCTCTTCTTTAATATTTTTATCAGTATCCAGGAAATATTTCTTCTGTTCCCATACTTCTCTTTTGACGACGATTTCTCTTTCACTTCCTTCTAAAGCTACACGAATCTCATTTTCATCAAGTCCCACAATTTCCCCCAGCTTTCCATTAAAATATTTCTTTTCGGGAGAAACATCATTTCTGATAAACATAATCTGAGCTCCTATCTTCAGCTCCAGAAACTGATCATTCGGAAACTGGTTTTCTTTAAATTCCCCAAAGAGTTTCGCTTCATAAGTGCTGGGATCAACTTTTATTTCTGCGAGTTTTTTCTGATTGATCTCATCTGCCATTTTATTGTGAGAACACAGATAGACATATGAATCCTGTCCCGTTTCGAAATCGGGGTCATACCTCTCATTAAGATGTTCAAAATCAATATTGGCGATATCGCCATCCCGGATAGCATTCAGGATTTCCAGAAATTCCTGATCGGACTGACGGTAGACTTTTGTCAATTCAATAGTAATCAAAGGAATTTCCTTGATTGCAAGGCTATCGAAAAAGAACGGAGACTGATAATACATCTTCAGAATATGTTCATCTCTTACCACCGGCGGAAGCTGATACAAGTCTCCAATGAACAGCATCTGAACCCCTCCGAATCTTTGATTGTTTCTTCTGACAAATCTTAGAGAAAAGTCCATCATGTCCAGGACATCAGCTCTGAGC
The sequence above is drawn from the Chryseobacterium daecheongense genome and encodes:
- a CDS encoding helix-turn-helix domain-containing protein yields the protein MNNHFFDIIEHTNRSVFLTGKAGTGKTTFLNDFVKRTKKKHIVIAPTGIAAINAGGVTIHSMFGLPLRTFLPTTERIDGSLANNIADLMPHFKYRKDKLKLLREIEIIIIDEVSMLRADVLDMMDFSLRFVRRNNQRFGGVQMLFIGDLYQLPPVVRDEHILKMYYQSPFFFDSLAIKEIPLITIELTKVYRQSDQEFLEILNAIRDGDIANIDFEHLNERYDPDFETGQDSYVYLCSHNKMADEINQKKLAEIKVDPSTYEAKLFGEFKENQFPNDQFLELKIGAQIMFIRNDVSPEKKYFNGKLGEIVGLDENEIRVALEGSEREIVVKREVWEQKKYFLDTDKNIKEEVLGSFEQFPIKLAWAVTIHKSQGLTFDKVIIDAGKSFTAGQVYVALSRCRTLEGIVLKSKITPEVIFKDTRILQFQGDTFANDHVEDILNREKYDYSIKKVLRTIDSLWFLKEVEEWNKLSVATKNIDHVKTNQLYLQLKHEIVQLGKIFGKLERVLTQKIELLLDKKEEWSEIENKAKGAVNFFFTEIRDKVFNPLKDFYAEIKGAKGLKQYNEEFKDWLEDIEEYLNSLKDIHLLDTKLLDEKNNQEVSLKIAKVPSQVLTFQLFEQGKTIGEISLERGLVKETVIGHLAKFAEQGLLDISRVITSDKIKAFEKEFYQKPHETLTEWKNALPNDFEFNEIRILINHYNYKKEKNS
- the ribB gene encoding 3,4-dihydroxy-2-butanone-4-phosphate synthase; translation: MSDIKLNTIPEAIEDLKNGKIIIVVDDENRENEGDFLCAAELTTPELINFMAVHGRGLICMPLPEKRCDELGLDIMVSRSSDPKETAFTVSVDLLGNGTSTGISAGDRAKTILALMDEKSKPTDFMRPGHIFPLRAKKGGVLKRAGHTEAAIDLTHLAGLKEGGVICEIMNEDGTMSRLPDLYAFAQKHDMKIVSIEDLIHYQLKKGNLVDRIEERKVKTHYGEFDFYAFRETSNEQIHFVLTKGAWTIDEPVLVRVQSSDSYFDVLTRLNNGETPLLEKVTKMINEEGKGVIIFINNVSNSENTLKKLQQFLDYQDGQQQHPTLAYNYRDYGIGTQILKNLGINKFKVLTQNPDVKPQVGGYDVEVTEMVKL
- the fmt gene encoding methionyl-tRNA formyltransferase → MKSLKVVFLGTPEFAKTALEAIHQSHHEVVGVVTVADKGSGRGQKIHQSPVKIYAEEHNLAVFQPEKLRNPEFLQQIKDLNADVFVVVAFRMMPKVLFEMPRIGTFNLHASLLPDYRGAAPINYAVINGEQKTGVTTFFINEKIDEGNILLQEELQLLPDENAGSLHDRLMQLGSKLVVRTLDGLAENSIKEIPQPQVEHPKNAFKIFKEDTKINWNAPSKVIHQFILGMSPYPAAFTTLKIGEEDKGLKIFGGKFEVSHHNETPGTLEISKNTFKIYTQDGIYEPLELQLEGKKRMNIKDFLNGFRNFDEIKMA
- a CDS encoding M12 family metallopeptidase, producing MKKRFEKTFLSRMLTKRNLSISLIVALILTSCSKNNEEMMTEAQTDAFNSANIKQGKLGGQVITYERKNGMNFFQGDIVLSDKQLAEDNSANKGGATLSRWPNGKIYYTVASNMGSINANKITSAVNEYNTKTNTQWIPRTNQSNYVEFIFGSSSGYDGWAHIGYQGGKQNISLDQNISTASVIHEMGHTVGLYHEHCRKDRDQYVSIQWDNIQSGQAYNFNIYNSGTDIGPFNINSVMMYWPTSYSKNGLPTIKKADNTNFTYNRTGFTTGDINTINAMYP
- a CDS encoding LLM class flavin-dependent oxidoreductase, which gives rise to MKNFEISVLDLAPVKQGKSIHDTFQDSLSLANYAENINYKRFWLAEHHNMASIASSATSVLIGFIANGTQKIRVGSGGVMLPNHSSLVIAEQFGTLESLFPGRIDLGLGRAPGTDGITAQALGRNPAIINEQFPRQILELQRYFSKENSNSLVRAIPGEGLDIPLYILGSSTDSAWLAAELGLPYAFAGHFAPEQMEMAFSIYREHFEPSKQLDKPYIMACVNGTAAETSEEAHQLSTTLFQAFLNIIRNDRKPFAPPVADMDDIWSPMEKSAVLQKLRYSFIGDQSEIEKKLKDFQEKFNVDELIINSHIYDHQKRLDSYGIFRKAMDSLIIK